Within the Saccharopolyspora gloriosae genome, the region TCCACGAAGGTCAGCACCGGGATGTTGAACGCGTCGCAGGTGCGCACGAACCGCGCGGCCTTCTCGCCGGCGTCGATGTCGAGGGTGCCTGCCATCTGCGTGGGCTGGTTGGCGACCACCCCGACGCTGCGCCCCTCGACCCGGCCGTAGCCGACCACGATGTTCGGCGCGAACAGCGCGGAGACCTCCAGGAACTCGCCCTCGTCGAGGACCTTGGCGAGGACTTCCTTGACGTCGTAGGGCTGGTTCGGCGAGTCCGGCACCAGGGTGTCGAGTTCGAGGTCGGTTTCCCCGACGTTGTCCGCGATGGAACCGGACTCGGGATCGGCGTCGAACGCGGGCGCCTCGGAGAGGTTGTTCGAGGGCAGGAACGAGAGCAGTTCCTTGACGTAGTCGATCGCGTCCTGCTCATCGGAGGCCAGGTAGTGCGCGTTGCCGGAACGGGAGTTGTGCGTGCGGGCACCACCGAGGTCCTCGAACGTCACCTCCTCACCGGTCACCGTCTTGATCACGTCCGGGCCGGTGATGAACATGTGTGAGGTCTGGTCGACCATCACGGTGAAGTCGGTGATCGCGGGCGAATACACCGCGCCGCCCGCGCACGGGCCGACGACCAGCGAGATCTGCGGGATCACGCCGGAGGCGTGGGTATTGCGCTTGAAGATCTCCGCGTAGAGGCCGAGCGCGGCCACGCCCTCCTGGATGCGGGCACCACCGGAGTCGTTGATGCCGACCAGCGGGCACCCGATCTTGAGCGCCAGGTCCATCACCTTGACGATCTTCTCGCCGAAGACCTCGCCCAGCGAGCCGCCGAACACGGTGAAGTCCTGCGAGAACACGCAGATCTTGCGGCCGTCGACCGTGCCGTAACCGGTGACCACACCGTCGCCGTAGGGGCGGTCGGCGTCCAGCCCGAAGTTCGTCGAGCGGTGCCGGGCGTGCTCGTCGAGCTCCACGAAAGAACCTTCGTCGAGCAGCAGGTCGATGCGCTCGCGAGCGGTCAGCTTGCCCTTGGCGTGCTGGCGCTCGATCGCGCGGTCGGACCCCGCGTGCACCGCCTCGTGATTGCGCCGGTACAGATCCGCCAGCCGACCGGCGGTCGTGTGGATGTCCGGCTCTTCCGCCGGCGGCACGCCCACCGGTTCCGTCGCGCTGCTCATCGCTCCTGCGACCCGCCATTCCTTGCTCGTGGACGACTTCCGTGGCCGTGGCCCGGCTCGCCGGTCGCGGCCTCGTCGCGAGCCGCCCGCACTCCGGGCACTCCGAGGGACCGCGCCGTTGCGCGCCGCCGCACGACCGGAACCCGTACGTCCGCGCCGCCCGGGTCCCCCGTTCGGAGGTTAGTTCGAGCGCACCCGGCCAGTCAACCGAGAAGTGATCCCGCCCTAGCCTCCATCCAGCCCCAAAAGACCTAGAAAAACGCCGTCCCGGTTGCGAGAAGTGAACAGCGGCTAGCACGCACGGCACAAGAAGCGCTCATGGACCGCTGGTGAACATGAGTGCCGCGCCGACTCGCCGCACGGCTTCGGGGGCGCGCACCGTGCCGGTCCGCGCCATGTCGTTGGCCAGCGTCAACGTGGCCTGCACCAGGACTCGCGCGGTGGCCGGATCGAGCTCCGGCCGCACCTCCCGCAGCAGCGACACCCATTCCGTGACGTATTCGCGCTGGGTCTGCCGCGCCCGGTGCCGTTCATGGTCCGGGAGGTGTCCTACTTCGCCGACCAGAATGTCGATGAATCCGCCGTGGTCGAGCGCGAAGGTGATGTAGGACCACAGCAGCTCTCGCAGCGCCTCCCCCGCGTCGCCAGAGCGGACCAGCGTGCGGCCGAGGTCGATCTCCAGCCACGCCGAGCCTCGGGTGATCACCGCGTCGAGCAGTTCCTGCTTGCTGGCGAAGTGGTTGTAGACGCTGGGACCGGCGATGCCCACCTCAGCCCCGATCTCCTCGGTGGTGACGGCCGCGTAGCCGCGTTCGGCGAACAGCCGGGTCGCCGCCGACAACAGCTGCCGCCGCCGAGACGCGCCGCCGCGTTGCAGCAGCAGCGCGTCGGCGTCCGGGCTCGCGGCGCCACGACCGGAGACCAGCGGCGGCAGGTCGACGATCGTGAACACCACATCCCGCAGCAGCTCCTCGAACTGGGCGCGCGGCAGCTCGACGTGGTGGTAGGAGGGACTAGTCAGCGCGCTGAACAGGCACCAGCCGCGGAACCGGGCGTCGTCCTCGCCCAGGTCCGGGCGCCAGGCCCGCGCGAGGTCGGCGAGCCCGCCCGCGACGACCCGCAGCTGGTTCTTGAGCTCGTCGCGGTCCTCGGCGGGCAGGTGCCGGGCCTCGCGTTGCCAGAGCACGCCGAGCTCGCGGTGATCGAGCGCGGCCGCGGCCAGTTCGCGCACCACCGCGTCGAGATCGGCCGACCGGGCGTCGAGCACCTGCTCGAAGGGCTGCAGGTGGGTGAGCACAACGCGCCGCAGCAGCAGCTGCTTGCCCTTGAAGTGCCGGTACAGCGCCGACGGGCCGACTCCGACGGCCTCGGCGATGTCGCTGACGCCGACCCGCGCGTAGCCCTGTTCGTAGAACAGGCGGGAGGCGGCGGAGAGGATGAGCTCGCGCCGATTTCGCGGGCGGATTCCGCCCGGCCTCGTCTCCGCCACTGCCACGACCTCCCGGCACGTCCTCGGCCCGTCACGGTGTTCGCCGCGGCGGTTTCGGCACAGGATAGGCCGCGATTCCGAACGAACAGGTCACGCGCGGTGCAAGCCCGCTCACATCTCCGCGATCGTGGATTACAGTCAGTCCTGACCGCCAACCAGGGAGGCGTGCGCGCCACCGGTCAGTCCCCGAGCCGCAAGGAGAGCCCGGTCATGACGACCTCCGCAGGGATCCGCAGCACCACCGACCACGGCGTGCGCACCGTCCACCTCGCACGACCCGAACTGCGCAACGCCATGGACGGCGCGATGTTCGCCGCCTACTACACCGCGCTCGTCGAGGCCGACGCCGATCCCGAGGTCCGGGCCATCGTCGTCACCGGCGACGGCGACTGGTTCTGCAGCGGAGCCGCACCCGACACGCTGCACCTGCTGGCCGGAGATGACGCGCCCGACCTGGAAACCTCGCTCGGGCACCCGCCGCACCTGCCGATGACCCTGCGCAAGCCGTTGATCGCGGCGATCAACGGTGGAGCCGCCGGGCTCGGGCTCGCCCAAGCGCTGTTCGCCGACGTGCGGTTCCTCGCCGACGGCGCCCGGCTGTCCACCGCGTTCAGCAAGCTGGGCCTCATCGGCGAGTACGGCACCGCGTGGCTGCTGCCCAGGCTCGTCGGGGTGGCCTCGGCGATGGATCTGCTGCTGTCGGCGCGCAAGGTCGAGGCCGCGGAGGCGAAGGAACTCGGCCTGGTGCAGCGCGTGCTGCCACAGCCCGACGTGCTGGCCGCGGCCCAGGACTACGCCCGCGAACTGGCCGCGAACTGCTCACCCCGCTCGATGGCGGTGATCAAGCAGCAGGTGTGGCGTGGCTTGGATCTCGACGGTCCGCAGGCCGTCTCGGAGTCGGTGCGGCTGATGGTCGAGTCGCTGAGCGCACCGGATTTCCAAGCGGCAGTGCGCGGTCTCGGGCAGCGCGGCCCGGTGGCATTCCCCCCTCTCGGTCAGGTGTGAGCGATTCCCGTCACGCCCCGAGTGCGCGCGTCGTTGCACAGTCGGAGGGCTCGGCTCGACCGGGCCGCAAGGGAGGTTGGACATGGCACGCACCTGGCTGCGGCGCATCGCGGAACTGGACCCGGTCACCGACCATCACGAGATCTACCGCATCTCCATCGGCTACGAGTTCCCCTTCGACTACCAGCGGGCGCTGGAGTTCGCCCTGTTCCGGACCTATTGCGTGCCGAGCATCTCGGCGCTGCTGGCCGCGACGGGCGAATTCGAGAAGCGCCCCCAGCAACGTTACGACGACACCGCGCTGCTGATGGCCGAGATCGCCGAGCACGGCTACGCCTCCGAACGCGGCAAGCAGGCGCTGCGCACCGTCAACCGGGCGCACGGGCGCTACGTCATCTCCAACGACGACATGCTCTACGTGCTCTCGACCTTCGTCTACGACCCGATCGACTGGATCGACCGGTTCGGGTGGCGGCCGCTGCACCAGCACGAGCGGGATGCGGGCTTCTACTACTTCCAAGCCGTCGGCAAACGCATGGGAATCAAGAACATTCCGCCGACGTACGCCGACTTCCGCCGGTTCAAGGCGGACTACGAACGCGAGCATTTCCGCTACAACGACACCAACCACATGATCGGCCGCTACACCTTGGACCTGTTCTGCTCGTGGTTCCCGAAGCCGCTGCGCCCATCGGTGTCGCTGGCGGTCCGGGCACTGCTGGACGAGCCGATGCTCACCGCCTTCGGCTTCCGCGCCGCGCCCGGATGGGTCACCAAGGCGGCGCACGGCGCGTTGCAGCTGCGCGCGGCCGTGGTGCGGCGGATGCCGGAACGCACCGAGTCCAAGTTGGCGCAGGACTCGGGCAACAGCACCTACCCGAATTATCCGCGCGGATACACCCCCGCCGACCTCGGTGCTCCGGCGCCGAGCGGCATCGACCCCAAGTGGCTCCGCTCCGGCGGCTGCCCGGTGCCGCAGGGGAAGGACTGAACGAAGCGGGCGAACGGACCGTTCGTCCGATCCCATTGGGCAAACGGTCCGTTCACTCCACAACCGAAGCACGCCCGCGAGCCTTGTCGCCGGGAGCTTTTGCGCGCCACCGCCGGCGCGGTGTTCTCGCGCCGCAGCTCCCGGCCGCGAGTCGTTGATCAGCGCCTGTCCAGTTCGGCCAGGAGGCCGCGTACTCGCTGGTCGATGTCGTCTCGGATGACTCGGACGTCCTCGATCCGCTTGCCTGCCGGGTCGGTCAGCTCCCAGTCGAGGTACCGCTTTCCGGGGAAGACGGGGCAGGCGTCACCGCAGCCCATCGTGATCACAACGTCAGCCGCGACTACTGCTCCGGTCGTGAGTTTCCTCGGCACCTCCTGCGAAAGGTCGATGCCGAGTTCGAGCATCGCCTCGTAGACGGCCGGGTTGATGGTCTCGGCGGGGTCCGACCCGGCGGAACGAACGACGACCTTGCCGTGGGCATGGTGTTGCAGCAGCGCGGCGGCCATCTGGGAGCGGCCCGCGTTGTGCACGCAGACGAACAGAACCTCGGGCAAGGCGTCTCCTGGGAAGGTCATCGAGCAGGCTCTCCGCCCGGCGCCGGCTGCGGGCCGGTGAACCAGCGGCGTGCGGCCAGGGACACGTAGACGAGGGCCACGAGCACCGGGACTTCGATGAGAGGCCCGACGACCCCGGCGAGTGCTTGCCCGCTGGTCACGCCGAACGTGGCGATGGCGACCGCGATGGCGAGTTCGAAGTTGTTTCCGGCCGCGGTGAACGACAGCGTGGCCGCCCGTTCGTAGCCCAGGCCGATCACCTTGCCCAGCGCGAAGGAACCCGCCCACATCACCGCGAAGTAGGCCAGCAGCGGCAGCGCGATCCGCGCCACGTCCACCGGGTGGGCCGTGATCTGCTCACCTTGCAACGCGAACAGGATCACGATGGTGAACAGCAACCCGTAGAGGGCTACAGGGCCGATCCGGGGCAGGAACCGGCTCTCGTACCAGTCGCGCCCCTTGGCGCGTTCACCGAACCTGCGGGTGAGGTACCCGGCCACCAGCGGGATCCCGAGGAAGATCAGCACGGATTCGGCGATCTGCCAGGGTGATGCTTCGAGCCCGACCGTGGGCAGCCCGAGCCATCCCGGAAGGACGCTGAGGTAGAACCACCCCAGCCCCGCGAAGGCCACGACCTGGAACACCGAGTTCAGCGCGACCAGCACGGCAGCCGCTTCCCGATCGCCGCACGCCAGATCATTCCAGATGATCACCATCGCGATGCAGCGCGCCAATCCCACGATGATCAACCCGGTGCGGTACTCCGGCAGATCCGGAAGGAAGGTCCAGGCCAGCGCGAACATCAACGCCGGACCAATGATCCAGTTCAGCACCAACGACGAGACCATGAGTCGCTTGTCGCCGGTGACCGTCTCCAGGCGGTCGTAGCGAACCTTGGCCAGAACCGGGTACATCATCACCAGCAGGCCCAGCGCGATCGGCAACGAGATTCCATCGAGCTGCACCGCGTTCAGCACCGGCCCGAGCCCGGGAACCCACCGCCCGGCCAACAGGCCCACGAGCATCGCCGCGCCGATCCACACGGGCAGGAACCGATCCAACGTCGAGAGCTTCCCGGCGACCGCCACACCCCCGCGTTCCCGGATGCTCGTCATGCCGACACCGCCGCATCCCCGGCCGGCGCCAGCGCCTCCGAGACCAGGTTCAACGTCTCCGGCCGCACCCGGTAGTAGATCCACGTTCCCCGGCGCTCACCGTCGATCACCCCGGCTTCTCGGAGGATCTTCAAGTGGTGCGAAATAGTCGGCCCGGACAGCTCGAACGCACCTGTCAGATCGCACACGCACGCTTCACCGCCCTCGTGCGACGCGATCAGCGACAACAGCCGCAGCCGCACCGGCTCGCCGATCGCTTTGAACACTCGCGCGAGCGCCACAGCCTGAGCTTCCCCGAGCGGTTCCCGCAGCACCGGAGAGCCGCACAGGGCCGCATCGTCCGGCGGCACCTCTTGTTTCGACATGCTTCTATATTGACGCCCATCGAACCAACAGCGCAAGCTAGGCCCATCAGGCTGTTTCGATGTACGTCTGACCAAGGAGAGGTCATGCCACGGATGCAGCTCGCGCTACGAGTCGGCGACCTTGAAGGATCGATCGCGTTCTACTCGAAGTTGCTCGGTAGCGAACCGGCCAAGCTCCGGCCCGGCTATGCGAACTTCGCCGTTGCCGAACCGCCGCTGAAGTTGGTCTTACTGGAAGGCGAACCCGGCCAGGACACCGGTCTTGATCACCTCGGAGTCGAAGTCGACAGCACCGATGAGGTCAACGCCGCCACCGACCGGCTCAGCGCACTCGGGTTGTTCACCGAAGTCGAAGACGACACCACCTGTTGCTACGCCCGCCAAGACAAGGTCTGGGTGCACGGCCCCGGCCGGGAACCGTGGGAGGTCTACGTCGTCAAGGCCGATTCCGGAAGCTTCGGCCCCGAGCAGCAGCCCGAACCCTGCAGCACCGACAACAAGCATTCCCTGATCGATCACTGACTTCTGTACCTGCACTGGTCGGAGAACCCGCGCGGACATTGCCGCACCTCAGCGAACTCCGGCGAGAACAACGGACCGTCCGATCCGCTCGGACGGACGGTCCCTTCACTCCGCACCACCCCAACACCGACCGCAGCGGATTCGAGTGAACGGACCGTTCGCCCAATCCCCTTGGACGAACGGTCCGTTCACACCTCGCGTCAGGTGTAGAGCGAGTTGATGTCGTCGGCGTAGCGCTCCTGGACGACTTTGCGCTTGATCTTCAGGGTCGGGGTGAGCTCGCCGCTTTCCGCGGTCCACGGCCGGTTCAGCACCTCGTAGCGCTTGATCTGCTCGGCGCGGGCGAGCTGTCCGTTCACCTCGGTCAGCAGCGCGTCCAGCTCAGCGCGCACCTTCGGATGCGCCGCCAGCTCACCGAAGTCGCCGCTGATGCCGTGCGCCGTCGCCCAGCCGGGCGCGGCCTCGTCGTTGAGCACGATCAGCGCCGTCAAGTAGGGCCTGCGGTCGCCGATGGCCACCGCGTGCCCGACCAGCGGGTGCGCCCGCAGCAGACCCTCCACCTTCGCCGGGGCGATGTTCTTGCCGGTGGCGGTGATGATGAGTTCCTTCTTGCGGTCGGTGATGGTCAGGTAGCCCTCGTCGTCGACCCGGCCGATGTCGCCGGTGGCGAGCCAGCCCTCGTCGTCGGTGGCGCGGACGATCTCACCGGAATCGTCGAGGTAGCCCAGGAACACCACCGGCCCGCGCACGAAGACCTCACCGTCGTCGCCGAAGCGCAGCTCCACACCCGGCACCGGTTTGCCGACGGAACCGGGCCGGTAGGCGTCGGCGGTGTTGGCGGTGGCGCATCCGGTGGTCTCGCTCATCCCCCATACCTCCAGCACGTCGATGCCGATGCTCGCGAGGAATTCGAGGACGTGCAGCGGTAGCGGAGCGGCACCGCTGCTGGCCCAGCGCAGCTCGTCGAGACCGAGCATCGCGCGCATCGGGCGCAGCACTCGGGCGTCCGCTTCGGCGAGCCGTTCGGCGTGCTCGGCGGGCACCTGCTCACCCCGTCCGCGCAGCCGGAACGCGTGCAGGGCGAGTTCCTGGGCGGTGGCGAGGGCTTCGCGTTGCGGCTCGGCTTGGCGGGCGATGACCGCCTGCAGGCCTGCGGTGATCTTCTCCCACACCCGGGGCACGCCGAAGAACGCGGGCGGGCGCACGAACGCCAGCGTCTGCACCACTTCCGAGGCGTCCGGGCACACCGAGACGTGCAGCGCCTTGTACAGCGCGCGGTAGATGCCCAGTTCCCGTTCGGCGACGTGCGCCAGCGGCAGGTACGACACCGAGCGGGCGCCGTCCGGTGTGGGCGCCATGCGGTCCACGGCGACGGCCTCGTAGATGGCGTTGCGGTGGCTGAGCACCACGCCTTTCGGGTCGCCGGTGGTGCCGGAGGTGTACATCATCGCCAGCGCATCGTCGGAGCCGATGTGCGCCCAGTACCGCTCGAACACGGCGGGGTCGGCCCGGTGCAGCTCGGCCCCCGCGGCGGCGAGTTCGTGCCAGCGCACGTAGCGGTCGTCGCCGGGCGGGGTCGCCACCTCCGGATCGAGCACCACGACGGTGCGGACCGAGGTGTCCTCGGCCAGCACCGGCGTCCACCGGTCGAGTTCGGCGGCGCCTTCGAGCACCACCACGGCGGGTTTGCCGTGAGCCGTGACGAACGCGATCTGCTCGGTGCTCAGCGTCGCGTACGCGGTGCAGGGCAACGCCGCCAGGTGGGTGGCGGCGAGGTCGACGATCCAGTGCTCCGGACGACTCGACATCATGATCATCATTCGGCCCCCGGCGGTGAGCCCGTACTCGGCGAGGCCGCGCGCCACCTCTTCGCGCAGTTCCGCCCAGGTCAACGTGGTGTCGGTCCCGCTCAGCGCCGGCTGCCGGGGTTGCTCGCGCGCGTTGCGCGCGAGCAGGCCGGGGATGGTCAGCCCATCGGCGGCCGCGGCGCATTCTGCTGCGATCGTCACGTCACTCGCTCCTCACTGTCCGCGCGTGCGGAAAACCTGCCGTGCCAACGGAAAACCGGTTCGGTCGGACGACGCGTTGCGGCCGCCCGCCCGGCCCGCTCAGATCAGCTTCACGTCGTCGATGAGCCACTTGTCGTCGGGATGCACGAGGGTGAGCTGCATCCGAGTCCGGTCCACCCTCGGCTGCGGGCTGTTGGTGTTGGTGATGGTCTGGTCGACGAACAGCACCAGCACCGCCCGGTCCTGCTCCGCCTGCACCACGCCCGCGTTGAGCACCTCGCCCTTCGACGTCGCCTGGTACTGCTGGATGAGCTGGGTCAACCCGTCGCTGACCTCCTGGTACTGGCGGGCGAAGGCGGGCGAGGCGTTGTCCGACACCGACCCGAAGTTGTCCTGCAGGTTCTGGTGGTCGTAGGTGGTGAGGGCGAGCGCGTACTGCTTCCCGGCCACGAGCGCCTCCTGCCGCGCGGAGTCCCGCGCGGCACCGGCCTGGAGCTGCAGCCCGGTGTAGCCGAGGCCGCCGAGCAGCAGCAGGATCACCAGGGCCGCGATCAGCACGGGCGGCCTGCGCAACGCTCCCAGTCTCGTTCGACCGGGGGCGCCCGTCGCGGATTCCCCGATCTCCACTCGGGATTCGGCCTCATCTTCATCCACAGTGGACTCTGGTTCGATGGTTCCCCCGCCCTGATCCGCGAGGTCGGCCGCCTCGGGTCCCGCAGGGGCCGCTTCCGCGCCCTCACCGGGCGCGGAAGTTCCAGCGGTGCCGGGCGCGTCCGCCTCCGGGAGGCGGGTGCGGGTCGTCCCGGCGTCGCGGTCGGATTCGGCTCGGTCGCTGGTCATCGCACTCCCTGGAACATGATCGAGGACCACGGCCGTGGCCCCAGGACCCCGCCGTCCCCGCGCACCGCGCCGCTGGGCGCGGCGTCCGGGGAGGCGGGCTGCGCACCCGGCGGCGCCGCCGGGTACTGCGCCGGGTCGGCCTCCGATGCGACCGCCGGCGAGTCGGGGCGCGGGGCGCTGTCGGCTCCGCGCTGTGAAAGGCCCGGCCCCGGCGCGCAACTCCAGCCGAGCTGCGGGTCGCGCGGAGCCGTTTCGGTCGGGGTGCGCCGCTCGGTGCCGTAGTAGCAGGCAGGTCCTTGGGCGGCGACCAGGTAGAAGTCGGCGACGTCGCCGTGCACGATGCTCGCGAGGTCGGAGAGCCCCTGCGGCAGCGCAGTCATCGTCTCCCGCAGCGCGGGAACGTGGCTGCCGAGCACGTCGCCGGTGACCAGCAGGTTCCCCAACAAGGCACTGGCGGCGCCCTCGTTCCGCGCGAGCAGGTCCGTCACCGAACGCGTCGTTTCCGGCACCGTCTCGGCGAGGTGGCGGATCGCCGGGTCCTGCGCCCGCGCCTCATCGGCGAGCTCCCGCACCGAAGCCGCCAGCCGCGGCAGGCCCCCGTCCCCCTCGATCGAGCCCAGCACCTGCGGCCCCTGCTCGATCAGGTTGCTGATCTGCGGTTCCCGCTCGGCCGCGAGCCGGGTGAGGTCACGGGTGTTGTCCATGATCCGGCGCAGGTCGGGACCGGCGCCGTTGAGCCCGGTGGATGCCGCCTCGGACAGCACCCGCAGGTCGTGCGGATCGATGGTCTCGGCCAAGTCGGTGACGTGCACCAGGAACGTCTCCAGCGGCAGCGGGGCGCTGGTGTCCTCGGCTCGGATCACGTCGCCATCGCGCAGGTACGGCGGCTCGTCGGTGGCGGGTTGCAGGTCCAGGTGCTGCACGGCCATCGGGGTGACCATGCTGATCTTGGCGACCGTGTCGGCGGGGATCCGGCTGCCGGGGTTCAGCCGCAGCCGGACCGTCACGCCCTCCCCGCCCGGGTCCAGGCCCACCGCTCCCACGGTGCCTGCGCGCACCCCGCGATAGGTGACCTGGGATGACTCCGCCAGCCCGGCGGCGTCGGGCAGCCGCACCGCCACCAGGATCGGCGCGCGGGTGGCCTGCACTCCCAGCATCGTGTTGACCACGAACACCCCGCAGCCGATGCCGATCAGCAGGAACACCGTCAGTTGGATCAGCACTGCGCGGCTCATCGGGTCCCTCCGGTCAGCAGTTCGGCGGCGGAACCGGGCGGCGTGGGACGCGTGAACGGCGCGAGGTCGGCGGAAGGGGTGGCCTCCTGATCGGGACTCCCGTACGGCAGCGGTGGGTTCTGCCCCGTCAGCAGCGGCAGCAGAGTGCCGGACACGTCGAGCGTGCCGTCCAGGTTCAGGTAGTCGCCCGGGATGGCGCTGCCCAGCTTCACCTGGAACGTGCGCAGCTCCGTCAGCGTGCTCGCGAGATCACCGTTGAACCCGGCCAGCGAGTCCAGCACCGGCCGCAACTCGTTGAGCTGCGCGGTGAACGCGGGTCCCGCCTCCTGCACGACCCCGTCGGCGGAGCGCCCCAGCTCGGTGACGCCGGTCAGCAGCCGATCGAACTGGTCGCGCTGGCTCAACAGCACGTCCACCGCCGGGGTGATGTCGCGCAGCGACGCCTCCAGCAGCGGGGTGTCGGCGGCCGTGTCGGCCGACAGCCGGTGCAGCGCGTCGATCGTGGCGTCGAACTCCGCACGGTTGGCGTCCACTTCGGACAGCAGTGCGTCGAGGCGGTGCAGCAGGTCGCGGACCTTCTGCTCCCGGCCGCCCAGTGCGGTGTTGAGCTCGGTGACGACGGTGCGCGCCTGGTCGAGCCCGCTGCCGCCGAGCACGGTGCCCAGCGCGGCGAGGGTGTTCTCCAGGTCCGGTCCGCGCGAGGTGCGCGAGAGCGGGATCGTATCGCCGTCGGAGAGGACTTCCGGTGAGCCCGGCTGTGCGGGCGGCTCCAGCACCACGAACTGCTCACCGAGCGCCGCGGTCAGTTCCAGTCGCGCGGCGGTGTCCTTCGGCAGCCGCAGTCCCGGGTTCAGGTCCAGCCGCGCCACCGCCTTGAAGTCCTTCGTGGACAGTTCGCGCACTCGCCCGACGGTGGCCTGCCCGATCCGCACCGCACCGCCGACGGGCAGGTTGGAGACGTCGCTGAACACCGCGGTCACCCGAGGACCGCCGCTCGCCCCGCCCGACGGCAGTTCGTGCAGGCTCAGCCCGCACGAACTCGTCAGCACCGCGATGCCCAGCACCAGCGGTAACAGCTTGAAAGTCCGCACTAGCCGCCTCCCGCCATGGTGTGCAGTGGATCGAGATCGGGCGGGAACCGGATCGGGTTCACCAGGCCCGGGCCGGAGCACAACGGAACGGGAATCCGCTCGCACAGCCGAGCGGTCGCGGGGAACTGGGCGAGGTTCGAGGAGATGTTCAGCCGGATCCGCAGCCGCTCGTCCTCCGTGACGGCCCGGCTGAAGTTGCCGAACACCAGCGGCAACGTGGTGAGCACTTCGGAGAGCTGCTCGCGCTGCGCGGCGACCTGCGCGGTGGTGCCCGCGAGGTCGTGCACGCTGCCGGTGAGGTCACCGCCGTGCTCCCGGATCAACGTGTCCGCCTCCGCGAGCGCCCTGGACAACCGTCCGATGGTCCGATCCAGGTGCAGCCGATCCCCGTTGTAGTCCTCGCTCGCCTGCCGCACCCCCGTCGCCAACGAGTCCATAGTGGATCGATGCTCGGCCAGTGCGCGCACCAGCACGTCGAGGTTGCCGATCAACTCCCCGATCTGTTCCCGGTCGCCCGCCAGCACGTCGGTCGCTCCCGCGAGCCGGTCGATCGCGGTGCGCACCTGCGGCCCGGTGCCGTCCACCGAGCTCGCCGCCGAGTGCAGCAGCGCGCCCAGGTCATCGCCCTTGCCCAGCCCGTCGGGTCCGAGCGCGGCGACCACCGTGTCCAGCGACGACATCAGCTCGTCCCAGCGGATCGGCGCGTGCGCGCGCTGCGCCGGGATCACTCCGCCGTCGGCCATCGCGGGACCGCCGGTGTAGGCCGGGCCGAGTTCCACGAACCGGTCGCTGATCAGCTGCGGGCTCATGATGTACGCGTGCGCGTCGGCGGGAACGGTGATGTCCGGGCGGACCCGCATCACCACCCGCACCACCGGACCGCGCGGATTCACCTCGTCCACGAACCCGACCGGCACGCCGAGCACGTGCACCTTGTTGCCGGGATAGATGCCGTCGGCGGTGGCGAAGTCCGCCGACACCACGTGCGCCGGATCGGGCCGCAGCAGCACGTGCCACCCGCCCGCCACGAGCAGGGCGGCAGCGCAGCCGAGCGCGATCAGCCTGGTGAGTCTCATCGGCACCCCTCGACCAGCCCGGTCAGGCACAGCAGGTTGTCCGGCAGCGGACCCGCCGGGCCGGA harbors:
- a CDS encoding ArsI/CadI family heavy metal resistance metalloenzyme: MPRMQLALRVGDLEGSIAFYSKLLGSEPAKLRPGYANFAVAEPPLKLVLLEGEPGQDTGLDHLGVEVDSTDEVNAATDRLSALGLFTEVEDDTTCCYARQDKVWVHGPGREPWEVYVVKADSGSFGPEQQPEPCSTDNKHSLIDH
- a CDS encoding long-chain fatty acid--CoA ligase, encoding MTIAAECAAAADGLTIPGLLARNAREQPRQPALSGTDTTLTWAELREEVARGLAEYGLTAGGRMMIMMSSRPEHWIVDLAATHLAALPCTAYATLSTEQIAFVTAHGKPAVVVLEGAAELDRWTPVLAEDTSVRTVVVLDPEVATPPGDDRYVRWHELAAAGAELHRADPAVFERYWAHIGSDDALAMMYTSGTTGDPKGVVLSHRNAIYEAVAVDRMAPTPDGARSVSYLPLAHVAERELGIYRALYKALHVSVCPDASEVVQTLAFVRPPAFFGVPRVWEKITAGLQAVIARQAEPQREALATAQELALHAFRLRGRGEQVPAEHAERLAEADARVLRPMRAMLGLDELRWASSGAAPLPLHVLEFLASIGIDVLEVWGMSETTGCATANTADAYRPGSVGKPVPGVELRFGDDGEVFVRGPVVFLGYLDDSGEIVRATDDEGWLATGDIGRVDDEGYLTITDRKKELIITATGKNIAPAKVEGLLRAHPLVGHAVAIGDRRPYLTALIVLNDEAAPGWATAHGISGDFGELAAHPKVRAELDALLTEVNGQLARAEQIKRYEVLNRPWTAESGELTPTLKIKRKVVQERYADDINSLYT
- a CDS encoding VirB8/TrbF family protein, whose amino-acid sequence is MTSDRAESDRDAGTTRTRLPEADAPGTAGTSAPGEGAEAAPAGPEAADLADQGGGTIEPESTVDEDEAESRVEIGESATGAPGRTRLGALRRPPVLIAALVILLLLGGLGYTGLQLQAGAARDSARQEALVAGKQYALALTTYDHQNLQDNFGSVSDNASPAFARQYQEVSDGLTQLIQQYQATSKGEVLNAGVVQAEQDRAVLVLFVDQTITNTNSPQPRVDRTRMQLTLVHPDDKWLIDDVKLI
- a CDS encoding MlaD family protein; amino-acid sequence: MSRAVLIQLTVFLLIGIGCGVFVVNTMLGVQATRAPILVAVRLPDAAGLAESSQVTYRGVRAGTVGAVGLDPGGEGVTVRLRLNPGSRIPADTVAKISMVTPMAVQHLDLQPATDEPPYLRDGDVIRAEDTSAPLPLETFLVHVTDLAETIDPHDLRVLSEAASTGLNGAGPDLRRIMDNTRDLTRLAAEREPQISNLIEQGPQVLGSIEGDGGLPRLAASVRELADEARAQDPAIRHLAETVPETTRSVTDLLARNEGAASALLGNLLVTGDVLGSHVPALRETMTALPQGLSDLASIVHGDVADFYLVAAQGPACYYGTERRTPTETAPRDPQLGWSCAPGPGLSQRGADSAPRPDSPAVASEADPAQYPAAPPGAQPASPDAAPSGAVRGDGGVLGPRPWSSIMFQGVR
- a CDS encoding MCE family protein, which produces MRTFKLLPLVLGIAVLTSSCGLSLHELPSGGASGGPRVTAVFSDVSNLPVGGAVRIGQATVGRVRELSTKDFKAVARLDLNPGLRLPKDTAARLELTAALGEQFVVLEPPAQPGSPEVLSDGDTIPLSRTSRGPDLENTLAALGTVLGGSGLDQARTVVTELNTALGGREQKVRDLLHRLDALLSEVDANRAEFDATIDALHRLSADTAADTPLLEASLRDITPAVDVLLSQRDQFDRLLTGVTELGRSADGVVQEAGPAFTAQLNELRPVLDSLAGFNGDLASTLTELRTFQVKLGSAIPGDYLNLDGTLDVSGTLLPLLTGQNPPLPYGSPDQEATPSADLAPFTRPTPPGSAAELLTGGTR
- a CDS encoding MCE family protein; its protein translation is MRLTRLIALGCAAALLVAGGWHVLLRPDPAHVVSADFATADGIYPGNKVHVLGVPVGFVDEVNPRGPVVRVVMRVRPDITVPADAHAYIMSPQLISDRFVELGPAYTGGPAMADGGVIPAQRAHAPIRWDELMSSLDTVVAALGPDGLGKGDDLGALLHSAASSVDGTGPQVRTAIDRLAGATDVLAGDREQIGELIGNLDVLVRALAEHRSTMDSLATGVRQASEDYNGDRLHLDRTIGRLSRALAEADTLIREHGGDLTGSVHDLAGTTAQVAAQREQLSEVLTTLPLVFGNFSRAVTEDERLRIRLNISSNLAQFPATARLCERIPVPLCSGPGLVNPIRFPPDLDPLHTMAGGG